Proteins from a single region of Salipiger sp. H15:
- a CDS encoding entericidin EcnA/B family protein gives MTRILLLALLAAPLAACGTVDGFGQDVSRASRTVDSWF, from the coding sequence ATGACACGCATCCTCCTTCTGGCCCTCCTGGCCGCCCCCCTCGCCGCCTGCGGCACCGTCGATGGCTTCGGACAGGACGTCTCGCGGGCGTCGCGCACCGTCGACAGCTGGTTCTGA
- a CDS encoding invasion associated locus B family protein: MTRPLHILRLLPFAVALAAMPAHAQDAAQSSDATTQEQTEGTVAAGGLSLGEDANSEAPAAPGQKQPETYVKATHGDWELQCLKAPEGSDAEDPCQMYQLLQDDQGNNVAEVSLFRVANGGQVAAGGTFVVPLETLLTQKLTIAVDGGQAKRYDYSFCTPVGCYARVGFTEEDVNRFKAGKGATVTIVPALAPDQKVTLDMSLSGFTAGYEGTSALRQ; the protein is encoded by the coding sequence ATGACCAGACCTCTCCACATCCTGCGCCTGCTGCCGTTCGCGGTGGCACTTGCGGCCATGCCGGCCCATGCGCAGGACGCCGCCCAGTCGAGCGACGCGACCACCCAGGAGCAGACCGAAGGCACGGTCGCAGCAGGCGGTCTTTCGCTTGGCGAGGACGCGAACAGCGAGGCGCCCGCCGCGCCCGGCCAGAAGCAGCCCGAGACCTACGTGAAGGCCACGCATGGCGATTGGGAGCTGCAGTGCCTGAAGGCGCCCGAGGGCAGCGATGCCGAGGACCCCTGCCAGATGTACCAGCTGCTGCAGGACGACCAGGGCAACAACGTCGCCGAGGTCAGCCTGTTCCGCGTCGCCAACGGCGGCCAGGTCGCGGCCGGCGGCACCTTCGTGGTTCCGCTCGAGACGCTGCTGACCCAGAAGCTGACCATCGCCGTCGACGGCGGCCAGGCCAAGCGCTACGACTACTCCTTCTGCACGCCGGTCGGCTGCTACGCCCGTGTCGGCTTCACCGAGGAAGACGTGAACCGCTTCAAGGCCGGCAAGGGTGCGACCGTCACCATCGTTCCGGCGCTTGCACCGGACCAGAAGGTGACGCTCGACATGTCGCTCTCGGGCTTCACCGCGGGCTACGAAGGCACCAGCGCGCTGCGCCAGTAA
- a CDS encoding S1/P1 nuclease gives MHENLTRLFAAALATLVVPAPAARAWDHPGHMLTAAIAYNEIARTRPELIDRIALMLLKHPDPASFWVAATEVSGKERGRRMFIEAARWPDDAKWTIYDHPTYHSARFSIVAEDAPPEARALVASRNGAPLGDAIEAATLFAKEMANPEANPDERALSLSWFMHIVGDIHQPLHVTDLVNAEYPTGNAAGTMSYVWDPLKDTAMPLHILWDSNALRSTRIEDIDRSAAELVAKFPRADFPQLGPPTKSPDFRAWALESHQIAIDYAYGSGIKTTPDPDRTASSDRLVGNMVKYILEGVSPIKEAPKVPQDYWEQLQQIAQAQITLAGYRIADVIIAAADSLMVERSATGALLDSMARHGATAD, from the coding sequence ATGCACGAGAACCTGACCCGGCTGTTCGCCGCCGCCCTTGCGACTCTGGTTGTCCCGGCCCCCGCGGCCCGTGCCTGGGACCATCCCGGCCACATGCTCACCGCGGCCATCGCCTACAACGAGATCGCCCGCACCCGCCCCGAGCTGATCGACAGGATCGCGCTCATGCTTCTCAAGCACCCGGACCCTGCCTCGTTCTGGGTTGCCGCGACCGAGGTCTCGGGCAAGGAGCGCGGGAGGCGCATGTTCATCGAGGCGGCGCGCTGGCCGGACGACGCCAAGTGGACGATCTACGATCATCCGACCTACCACTCGGCAAGGTTCTCGATCGTCGCCGAGGATGCGCCGCCCGAGGCGCGCGCGCTGGTCGCCTCGCGCAACGGCGCGCCGCTGGGGGACGCGATCGAGGCCGCGACGCTCTTCGCGAAGGAGATGGCAAACCCCGAGGCCAACCCGGACGAGCGCGCGCTCTCGCTCTCGTGGTTCATGCACATCGTCGGCGACATCCACCAGCCGCTGCACGTGACCGACCTCGTGAATGCCGAGTACCCGACCGGCAATGCCGCCGGGACCATGTCCTACGTCTGGGATCCGCTGAAGGACACGGCGATGCCGCTGCATATCCTCTGGGACAGCAATGCGCTGCGCTCGACCCGGATCGAGGACATCGACCGCTCCGCCGCCGAGCTCGTCGCGAAATTTCCCCGCGCGGATTTCCCGCAGCTCGGCCCGCCGACCAAGAGCCCGGACTTTCGCGCATGGGCGCTCGAGAGCCACCAGATCGCCATCGATTACGCCTATGGTTCCGGCATAAAGACCACGCCCGATCCCGACAGGACGGCCAGTTCCGACCGGCTCGTCGGCAACATGGTCAAGTACATCCTCGAGGGCGTCTCTCCGATCAAGGAGGCTCCGAAGGTGCCGCAGGACTACTGGGAGCAGCTGCAGCAGATCGCGCAGGCGCAGATCACCCTCGCGGGCTACCGCATCGCCGATGTCATCATCGCCGCGGCCGACAGCCTGATGGTCGAGCGCTCGGCCACCGGGGCGCTTCTCGACAGCATGGCGCGGCATGGCGCGACGGCCGATTGA
- a CDS encoding potassium channel family protein — MDMWVQILLGTGLLFLCAAVQIWIVARSGPRLLGAITRIEGHGGPLRLFGLICTAFGAMVLAHTLQIWLWAASFRQLGAFETLPEAFYFAVVSYTTLGYGDITLGEGLRIFGAFAAITGLLTFGVSTAFLLAVLTRLRPVLGNEP; from the coding sequence ATGGACATGTGGGTGCAAATCCTGCTGGGCACCGGGCTGCTCTTCCTCTGCGCCGCGGTGCAGATCTGGATCGTCGCGCGCAGCGGGCCACGGCTGCTCGGTGCGATCACGCGGATCGAGGGCCACGGCGGGCCGCTGCGGCTCTTCGGGCTGATCTGCACGGCCTTCGGCGCGATGGTGCTGGCGCACACGCTGCAAATCTGGCTCTGGGCCGCGAGCTTCCGCCAGCTCGGCGCGTTCGAGACGCTGCCCGAGGCCTTCTATTTCGCCGTGGTGAGCTACACGACGCTCGGCTACGGCGACATCACGCTGGGCGAGGGGCTGCGCATCTTCGGCGCCTTTGCCGCGATCACCGGGCTGCTGACCTTCGGGGTGAGCACGGCCTTCCTGCTGGCGGTGCTGACGCGGCTGCGCCCGGTGCTCGGGAACGAACCCTGA
- a CDS encoding pseudouridine-5'-phosphate glycosidase, translating to MTLVNLSAPVADALAKGAPVVALESTIITHGMPWPQNLEMARTVEQTIRDGGATPATIAVIEGRLCVGLDDAQLEALAQTKHAAKLSRADMAVCMARGGTGATTVAATMIAARLAGIEVFATGGIGGVHRGAEQSFDISADLQELAQTAVTVIAAGAKAILDLSKTMEVLETLGVPVIAFGQDQLPAFWSREAGIAAPLRLDTPKAIAEAHRMRGALGLPGGQLVANPIPPHAEIPRETMLPIIQRAMEDANAHGIHGKDVTPYLLQRIFELTEGRSLDSNIELVLNNARLGAAIAREMSALPRG from the coding sequence ATGACCCTCGTGAACCTGTCCGCCCCCGTCGCCGACGCCCTTGCCAAGGGCGCGCCCGTTGTGGCGCTGGAATCGACCATCATCACGCATGGCATGCCCTGGCCGCAGAACCTCGAGATGGCGCGCACGGTCGAGCAGACGATCCGCGACGGCGGCGCGACCCCGGCGACCATCGCGGTGATCGAGGGCAGGCTCTGCGTCGGTCTCGACGATGCCCAGCTCGAGGCGCTGGCCCAGACCAAACACGCGGCGAAGCTGTCGCGCGCCGACATGGCGGTCTGCATGGCGCGCGGCGGCACCGGCGCGACCACCGTGGCGGCGACGATGATCGCGGCGCGGCTCGCCGGGATCGAGGTCTTTGCCACCGGCGGCATCGGCGGCGTGCACCGCGGCGCCGAGCAGAGCTTCGACATTTCCGCCGACCTGCAGGAGCTGGCGCAGACCGCCGTGACCGTGATCGCGGCCGGTGCCAAGGCCATCCTTGACCTCTCGAAGACCATGGAAGTTCTTGAAACCCTTGGCGTTCCGGTCATCGCCTTCGGTCAGGACCAGCTGCCGGCCTTCTGGTCGCGCGAGGCCGGGATCGCCGCGCCGCTGCGGCTCGACACGCCCAAGGCCATCGCCGAGGCGCACCGGATGCGCGGCGCGCTCGGCCTGCCCGGCGGTCAGCTCGTGGCGAACCCGATCCCGCCCCATGCCGAGATCCCGCGCGAGACCATGCTGCCGATCATCCAGCGCGCCATGGAGGATGCGAATGCCCACGGCATCCACGGCAAGGACGTCACGCCCTACCTGCTGCAGCGCATCTTCGAGCTGACCGAGGGCCGCTCGCTCGACAGCAACATCGAGCTGGTGCTGAACAACGCCCGGCTTGGTGCTGCGATCGCTAGGGAAATGAGCGCCCTGCCCCGCGGCTGA
- a CDS encoding 3-hydroxybutyrate dehydrogenase: MSLKGKTAVVTGSNSGIGLGVARELARAGASLVLNSFTDRDEDHQLAADLAKEFGVDVRYIKADMSKGDECRALIEKAGVCDILVNNAGIQHVSPIDEFPVEKWDAIIAINLNSAFHTTAAALPMMRKAGWGRVVNVASAHGLTASPFKSAYVAAKHGIVGMTKVVALETAREHITCNAICPGYVKTPLVEAQIPDTAAKYNMSEEEVIEKVILERQPSKEFATTEQIGGTAVFLCSDAAAQITGTTISVDGGWTAL; encoded by the coding sequence ATGTCTCTCAAGGGCAAGACAGCCGTCGTCACCGGCTCCAACTCGGGCATCGGGCTCGGCGTCGCGCGCGAGCTGGCGCGGGCCGGCGCGTCGCTGGTGCTCAATTCCTTCACCGACCGCGACGAGGACCACCAGCTGGCCGCCGATCTCGCGAAGGAATTCGGCGTCGACGTGCGCTACATCAAGGCCGACATGTCCAAGGGCGACGAGTGCCGCGCGCTGATCGAGAAGGCGGGCGTCTGCGACATCCTGGTGAACAACGCGGGTATCCAGCACGTCTCGCCGATCGACGAGTTCCCGGTCGAGAAATGGGACGCGATCATCGCGATCAACCTCAACTCGGCCTTCCACACCACCGCCGCGGCACTGCCGATGATGCGCAAGGCGGGCTGGGGCCGGGTGGTCAACGTCGCCTCGGCGCATGGCCTGACCGCCTCGCCCTTCAAGTCGGCCTATGTCGCCGCCAAGCACGGGATCGTCGGCATGACCAAGGTCGTCGCGCTCGAGACCGCGCGCGAGCACATCACCTGCAACGCGATCTGCCCGGGCTACGTGAAGACCCCGCTGGTCGAGGCGCAGATCCCCGACACCGCGGCCAAGTACAACATGAGCGAGGAAGAGGTGATCGAGAAGGTCATCCTCGAGCGCCAGCCGTCCAAGGAATTCGCCACCACCGAGCAGATCGGCGGCACGGCGGTGTTCCTCTGCTCGGACGCGGCGGCACAGATCACCGGTACGACCATTTCCGTCGACGGCGGCTGGACGGCGCTCTGA
- a CDS encoding PfkB family carbohydrate kinase, producing MSSTPDILCIGSVLWDVIGRSASHMRQGSDVPGRITRLPGGVAMNIAMTLTRFGLKPGLLSAVGQDPNGHELVDACERLGCITEYLYRSEDLPTDMYMAVEGANGLIAAIADAHSLEQAGARILAPLIDGPLGTSETPWSGPVALDGNLTLGLLEEIVRLPAFAAADLRIAPASPGKAERLTPFLRAGRGVLYVNLEEAGLLCMQSFEHAGDAAAGLVARGALRALVTNGGQPAADATAEGVISECPPEVLVTRVTGAGDTFMAAHIAAELRGADRATGLHEALAAAATYVSGDVTS from the coding sequence ATGAGCAGCACCCCGGATATCCTTTGCATCGGCTCCGTCCTCTGGGACGTGATCGGCCGCTCCGCCAGCCACATGCGCCAGGGCTCCGACGTGCCCGGCCGCATCACCCGCCTGCCCGGCGGCGTCGCGATGAACATCGCGATGACCCTGACCCGTTTCGGGCTGAAGCCCGGCCTGCTGAGCGCCGTGGGCCAGGACCCGAACGGGCACGAGCTGGTGGATGCCTGCGAACGGCTCGGCTGCATCACAGAATATCTCTATCGTTCCGAGGACTTGCCGACCGACATGTACATGGCGGTCGAAGGCGCGAACGGGTTGATCGCGGCGATTGCCGACGCGCATTCGCTGGAACAGGCCGGCGCGCGCATCCTCGCGCCGCTGATCGACGGGCCGCTCGGCACCTCGGAAACCCCCTGGTCCGGGCCGGTCGCGCTCGACGGCAACCTGACGCTGGGCCTGCTCGAGGAAATCGTCCGCCTGCCCGCCTTTGCCGCCGCCGACCTGCGCATCGCCCCGGCGAGCCCGGGCAAGGCCGAGCGGCTGACGCCCTTCCTGCGCGCGGGCCGCGGCGTGCTTTACGTGAACCTCGAGGAAGCCGGGCTGCTCTGCATGCAGAGCTTCGAGCACGCCGGCGATGCCGCCGCCGGCCTCGTCGCGCGCGGCGCGCTGCGGGCGCTGGTGACCAACGGCGGCCAGCCCGCCGCGGACGCCACGGCCGAGGGGGTGATCTCGGAATGCCCGCCCGAGGTGCTGGTCACCCGGGTGACCGGCGCGGGCGATACCTTCATGGCGGCGCATATCGCCGCCGAACTGCGCGGTGCCGACCGTGCCACCGGCTTGCACGAGGCCCTGGCCGCCGCCGCAACCTACGTATCCGGAGACGTTACCTCATGA
- a CDS encoding DUF502 domain-containing protein, with the protein MNTPFDDKPRRPGIFASLRASFLTGLVVIAPVGLTIWLIWTLFGWVDGFVLPLVPQRFNPEEYIGINLRGVGVIFFLVFTIVVGWVAKGLIGRSLIRFAESLVDRTPVVRSIYSGIKQIAETVFVQSERSFEKACLVQYPRKGIWAIGFISTQAKGEIREKSDVMGDLVSVFVPTTPNPTSGFLLYFPAEDVVELEMSLEDAAKLIISAGLVYPPDRPGDKPKVEPVRRAG; encoded by the coding sequence ATGAACACGCCCTTCGACGACAAGCCCCGCCGCCCCGGCATTTTCGCGAGCCTCCGGGCGAGCTTCCTGACCGGGCTGGTGGTCATTGCCCCGGTCGGGTTGACGATCTGGCTGATCTGGACCCTGTTCGGCTGGGTCGACGGCTTCGTGCTGCCGCTCGTGCCGCAGCGGTTCAATCCCGAGGAATACATCGGGATAAACCTGCGCGGCGTCGGCGTGATCTTCTTCCTCGTCTTCACCATCGTCGTCGGCTGGGTGGCCAAGGGGCTGATCGGCCGCTCGCTGATCCGTTTCGCCGAGTCGCTGGTGGACCGCACCCCGGTGGTGCGCTCGATCTACTCGGGCATCAAGCAGATCGCCGAGACCGTCTTCGTCCAGTCCGAGCGCAGCTTCGAGAAGGCCTGCCTCGTGCAGTACCCGCGCAAGGGCATCTGGGCGATCGGCTTCATCTCGACCCAGGCCAAGGGCGAGATCCGCGAGAAATCGGACGTGATGGGCGATCTGGTGTCGGTCTTCGTGCCGACCACGCCCAACCCGACCTCGGGCTTCCTGCTCTACTTCCCCGCCGAGGACGTGGTCGAGCTGGAGATGTCGCTCGAGGACGCGGCCAAGCTGATCATCTCGGCGGGCCTCGTCTACCCGCCCGACCGGCCGGGCGACAAGCCGAAGGTCGAGCCGGTGCGCCGCGCGGGCTGA
- a CDS encoding extracellular solute-binding protein has translation MKPALTALALFTGFAASAEPMHGIAMYGAPALPATFDHLPYVNPEAPKGGRIVTGEVGSFDSLNPHILKGTVPWQLRFLAYESLMGRSWDEPFTLYCLICETVETPPDRSWVEFTLRPEAKFSDGTPVTVEDVIWSFNILGTEGHPRYQGTYSRIEKIEQTGEHSLRFTFNVEDRELALIVGMRPILKKAQWEGKDFAASGLDVVPITTAPYVVDQFEAGRYVSLKRNPDYWGKDVPFMKGQANLDEVRMEFFGDGTAMFEAFKAGLLNSNRELNSEKWETQYNFPAVQNGDVVKSVIPHGRPSGMTGFVMNTRRPGFDDWRVREAMIQLFNFEYINETLTGGRQPRITSYFSNSELAMQPGPASGRVKELLTPFADSLLPGTLEGYQMPKGDGSARNRAGLGKAMELMQEAGYTVQDGVMMTPQGQPFQFDIVLPQGETEAGSMIDIYVQALERLGIKVRVDTVDSAQFNARSASFDFDMTWFRRGISLSPGNEQRLYWGSEAADQEGSRNLMGVKSPAVDALIEDLLTATSREDFLAATRALDRVLTAGRYVIPTYEWNQSWIAHAKQLTYAEPTPVYGDWIDWQPNAWWWEEKN, from the coding sequence ATGAAGCCCGCGCTGACCGCGCTGGCCCTCTTCACGGGATTCGCCGCGAGCGCAGAACCGATGCACGGCATTGCCATGTATGGTGCGCCGGCGCTGCCCGCGACCTTCGATCACCTGCCCTACGTGAACCCCGAGGCACCCAAGGGCGGCCGCATCGTCACCGGCGAAGTGGGCAGTTTCGACAGTCTCAACCCGCATATCCTCAAGGGCACCGTGCCCTGGCAGCTGCGCTTCCTCGCCTATGAATCGCTGATGGGCCGCAGCTGGGACGAGCCCTTCACGCTCTACTGCCTGATCTGCGAGACGGTCGAGACGCCGCCGGACCGCAGCTGGGTGGAATTCACCCTGCGCCCCGAGGCGAAGTTCTCGGACGGCACGCCGGTGACGGTCGAGGACGTGATCTGGAGCTTCAACATCCTCGGCACCGAGGGCCACCCGCGCTACCAGGGCACCTACAGCCGCATCGAGAAGATCGAGCAGACCGGCGAGCACAGCCTGCGCTTCACCTTCAACGTCGAGGACCGCGAGCTGGCGCTGATCGTCGGCATGCGCCCGATCCTCAAGAAGGCGCAGTGGGAGGGCAAGGATTTCGCCGCCTCCGGGCTCGACGTGGTGCCGATCACCACCGCGCCCTACGTCGTCGATCAGTTCGAGGCCGGCCGCTACGTCTCGCTGAAGCGCAACCCCGACTACTGGGGCAAGGACGTGCCCTTCATGAAGGGCCAGGCCAACCTCGACGAGGTGCGCATGGAGTTCTTCGGCGACGGCACCGCCATGTTCGAGGCCTTCAAGGCCGGGCTGCTGAACTCGAACCGCGAGCTCAACTCCGAAAAGTGGGAGACGCAGTACAACTTCCCCGCGGTGCAGAACGGCGACGTGGTGAAATCGGTGATCCCGCACGGCCGCCCCTCGGGGATGACAGGCTTCGTGATGAACACCCGCCGCCCCGGCTTCGACGACTGGCGCGTGCGCGAGGCGATGATCCAGCTGTTCAACTTCGAATACATCAACGAGACTCTGACCGGCGGCCGCCAGCCGCGCATCACCTCGTATTTCTCGAACTCCGAGCTCGCCATGCAGCCGGGGCCGGCCTCGGGCCGGGTGAAGGAACTGCTCACCCCCTTCGCGGACAGCCTGCTGCCGGGCACGCTCGAGGGCTACCAGATGCCCAAGGGCGACGGCTCGGCGCGCAACCGCGCCGGGCTTGGCAAGGCGATGGAGCTGATGCAGGAGGCCGGATACACGGTGCAGGACGGGGTGATGATGACCCCGCAGGGCCAGCCATTCCAGTTCGACATCGTGCTGCCGCAGGGCGAGACCGAGGCGGGCTCGATGATCGACATCTACGTGCAGGCGCTGGAGCGGCTCGGCATCAAGGTGCGCGTCGACACGGTCGACTCCGCGCAGTTCAACGCCCGCAGCGCCTCGTTCGATTTCGACATGACCTGGTTCCGCCGCGGCATCTCGCTGTCGCCGGGCAACGAGCAGCGGCTCTACTGGGGCAGCGAGGCCGCCGACCAGGAGGGCTCGCGCAACCTCATGGGGGTCAAGAGCCCGGCGGTCGACGCGCTGATCGAGGACCTGCTGACCGCGACCAGCCGCGAGGATTTTCTCGCCGCGACCCGTGCGCTTGACCGGGTGCTGACCGCCGGAAGATACGTGATCCCGACCTACGAGTGGAATCAGAGCTGGATTGCCCACGCCAAGCAGCTAACTTACGCCGAGCCCACGCCGGTCTACGGCGACTGGATCGACTGGCAGCCGAATGCCTGGTGGTGGGAAGAAAAGAACTGA
- a CDS encoding helicase HerA-like domain-containing protein, whose protein sequence is MTDDVFVGGGGEAHSEKQYLGLKYGNRHGLIAGATGTGKTVTLQILAEGFSAAGVPVFLSDVKGDLSGLARPGSESSDLHGPFTERCATIGFDDFAYQGYPAVFWDLFGAKGHPVRTTVAEMGPLLLARLLELTEAQEGILNIAFRLSDEQGLPLLDLKDLQALLVWVGQNANKDLSLRYGNISTASVGAIQRRLLVLETQGGARFFGEPALALADLMTCAPDGRGHVNILAADALMGAPRLYATFLLWLLSELFEELPEVGDPDKPKLVFFFDEAHLLFDDAPKALVDKVEQVARLIRSKGVGVYFVTQNPDDIPEDILGQLGNRVQHALRAFTARDRKALKQAAETYRENPAFDTETAIREVGTGEAVTSFLQKKGVPGMVQRTLVRPPCSQLGPITDAERTELMDASPLKGKYDTPIDRESAHEMLQARAEAAAHAAEAAETAEPKKDVQAALDEEIRDYNRARRYDPTPRAEPRKTGATRSRSTAPDSLGEALGQAVLKELSGTTGKRLVRGILGSLFKAR, encoded by the coding sequence ATGACGGATGATGTTTTTGTAGGCGGTGGCGGCGAAGCCCATTCGGAAAAACAGTATCTTGGCCTGAAGTACGGCAACCGCCACGGGCTCATCGCGGGGGCCACGGGCACCGGCAAGACGGTGACGCTGCAGATCCTCGCCGAGGGGTTCTCGGCCGCCGGGGTGCCGGTCTTCCTGTCGGACGTGAAGGGCGATCTGTCGGGGCTAGCGCGTCCCGGATCGGAAAGCTCGGACCTGCACGGCCCCTTCACCGAGCGCTGCGCGACGATCGGTTTCGACGATTTCGCCTACCAGGGCTACCCGGCGGTGTTCTGGGATCTCTTCGGCGCCAAGGGCCACCCGGTGCGCACCACCGTCGCCGAGATGGGGCCGCTGCTGCTGGCGCGGCTGCTCGAGCTCACCGAGGCGCAGGAGGGCATCCTCAACATCGCCTTCCGGCTGTCGGACGAGCAGGGCCTGCCGCTGCTCGACCTGAAGGACCTGCAGGCGCTGCTGGTTTGGGTCGGGCAGAACGCCAACAAGGACCTCAGCCTGCGTTACGGCAACATCTCGACCGCCTCGGTGGGCGCCATCCAACGACGGCTGCTGGTGCTCGAGACCCAGGGCGGCGCGCGCTTCTTCGGCGAGCCGGCGCTGGCGCTTGCCGATCTCATGACCTGCGCCCCGGACGGGCGCGGCCATGTGAACATCCTTGCCGCCGACGCGCTGATGGGCGCGCCGCGGCTCTACGCCACCTTCCTGCTCTGGCTGCTGTCCGAGCTCTTCGAGGAACTGCCCGAGGTGGGCGATCCCGACAAGCCGAAGCTGGTGTTCTTCTTCGACGAGGCGCACCTCCTGTTCGACGACGCGCCCAAGGCGCTGGTGGACAAGGTCGAGCAGGTGGCGCGGCTGATCCGCTCGAAGGGCGTCGGCGTCTATTTCGTCACCCAGAACCCCGACGACATCCCCGAGGACATCCTCGGCCAGCTCGGCAACCGGGTGCAGCACGCGCTGCGGGCCTTCACCGCGCGCGACCGCAAGGCGCTGAAACAGGCGGCCGAGACCTACCGCGAGAACCCCGCCTTCGACACCGAGACGGCGATCCGCGAGGTTGGCACGGGCGAGGCGGTGACCTCCTTCCTGCAGAAGAAGGGCGTGCCCGGCATGGTGCAGCGCACGCTGGTGCGGCCGCCCTGTTCGCAGCTGGGGCCGATCACCGATGCCGAGCGGACCGAGCTGATGGATGCCTCGCCGCTGAAGGGCAAGTACGACACGCCGATCGACCGCGAGTCGGCCCACGAGATGCTGCAGGCGCGGGCGGAGGCGGCGGCCCACGCCGCCGAGGCGGCGGAGACGGCCGAACCGAAGAAAGACGTGCAGGCCGCGCTCGACGAGGAGATCCGCGACTACAACCGCGCGCGCCGCTACGATCCGACGCCGCGCGCCGAGCCGCGCAAGACCGGCGCGACCCGCAGCCGCTCGACCGCGCCGGACAGCCTTGGCGAGGCGCTGGGGCAGGCGGTGCTGAAGGAGCTGTCGGGCACCACCGGCAAGCGCCTCGTGCGCGGCATTCTCGGCAGCCTGTTCAAGGCGCGCTAG